A region of the Serinicoccus profundi genome:
CTCGTAGACCCAGTCGTGGATGAGCGTCGAGCCCTCCGCGCAGGCCGCGATGATCGCGAAGAACGGCAGGTTGTCGATGTTGAGCCCGGGGAAGGGCAGCGGGTGGATCTTGTCCAGCGGCGCCTTGAGCGGGCCCGGCACGGTGGTGAGGTCGACGAGCCGGGTATGCCCGTTGGCGCTGGGGTACTCCTCCGACAGGCTGCACTCGAAGCCCATGGTCCCCAGGACGGCGAGCTCGATCTCCATGAACTCGATCGGCACGCGCCGGATGGTGATCTCGCTGCCGGTGACGACCGCGGCGGCGAGCAGGCTCATCGCCTCGATGGGGTCCTCGGAGGGGGCGTACTCGATGTCGGTGTCGATCTGGCCGACGCCGGTCACGGTGAGCGTGGTGGTGCCCAAGCCCTCGATCTGGACGCCCAGCTGCTGCAGGAAGACGCAGAGGTCCTGCACCATGTAGTTGGAGCTGGCGTTGCGGATGACCGTCGTGCCGGTGTGGCGGGCGGCGGCGAGCAGGACGTTCTCGGTGACGGTGTCTCCGCGCTCGGTGAGCACGATCGGCTTGCTCGGGGAGGTCGCGCGGTCCACCGTCGCGTGGTAGCTGCCGGTGGTGGCGGTGACGTCGAGGCCGAAGTGGCGCAGCGCGATGAGGTGCGGCTCCACGGTGCGCGTGCCGAGGTCGCAGCCGCCGGCATACGGCAGCTCGAAGGTGTCGAACTCGTGCATGAGCGGGCCGAGGAACATGATGATGGTCCGGGTGCGGCGGGCGGCCGCCTCGTCCATGGAGCCCAGGTCGATCGTCTCCGGGGGGACGATCTCCAGGTCGGAGGAGTCGGGGAGCCAGCGGATCTTGAAGCCGATGCTCGTGAGCACCTCGGTGATCCGGTTGACCTCCTCGATGCGGGCGAGGTTGCGCAGCGTCGTGCGGCCCTTGTTGAGCAGCGAGGCGCACAGCAGCGCGACGGCGGCGTTCTTGGAGGTGCGCACGTCGATGTCGCCGGACAGCTTGACGCCGCCCTCGATGCGCAGGTTCTGCGGGATCCCGGAGGAGACCTGGACGATCTCGGAGTCGAGCTTCTCGCCGATGCGGGCGATCATCTCCAGGGAGAGGTTCTGCTTGCCCTGCTCGATGCGGGCCACGGCGCTCTGGCTGGTGCTGAGCAGCTCGGCCAGCTCGGCCTGGGTGAGGTCCTTGTGGCGGCGGGCATCGCGGATGAGTCCGCCGATGCGGGACAGGTAGCTCTCGGTCATCCCACGAGTGTAGATCACATATATGAGATATGCCTGGGAGGACGACACCCGCGGCGTCGGGGTGGCGGGCATCCCCGGCGTTGCGCTCCGGCGGCGGAGCGGACCCGCACCCTAGGCTGGAGGGGTGGTGAGCCGGATCTCCGACCAGCGGCCGCGGCGTCGCGCCGCGGCTGACTCCGCTGCGCCGGACGCCGGGGTCTTCCAGCGGGCGCTCGACGGTATCAGGGGTGCCCAGCTGCGACCGGAGATGGTGCTCGAGGAGGTCCCCGCCCCCACGCGCCTGGCCCCGCACGCCGTCGCCCTCTCCGGCGAGGTCATCCCCTCCCGGTTGGAGGACGAGGACGACCCCATCGCGACGGGCCGGTTCGTCGTCCTGCACGACCCCGAGGGCCCGGAGCCCTGGGAGGGCACGTGGCGGGCCGTGACCTACGCCAAGGCCCAGATGGAGCCCGAGGTGGGCCACGACCCCCTGGCCGGACAGGCCGGCTGGTCCTGGCTCACGGATGCGCTCGACCAGGCCGAGCTCGGCTGGACCGCGGCCGCCGGCACCGTCACCTGCGTGACCTCGGAGAGCTTCGGGGCCCTCTCCGACCGCGAGCCCTCCGTCGAGCTGGAGATCCGCGCCTCGTGGACCCCGGTCCTCAGCGAGGGCGAGGAGGCCAGCGAGATGGCCGCCCACCTCGGGGCCTGGGCCGACCTGCTCTGCACGCTGGCGGGCCTGCCACCGCTGCCCGAGGGTGTGGTCGCTCTGTCCGGGGTCCGTCGCTGAGATGAGCACCGAGCACACCGACGAGGATCCCGGGGCCGACTTCGAGCGGCTGGAGGCGCCGCCCGAGGGGGTTCCCGCCGTCGTCGACACCCCCTCCGGGCTGGAGGAGGCGCTCGCCGCCCTGGCCGGTGGCGTGGGGCCGGTCGCCGTGGATGCCGAGCGGGCCTCCGGCTACCGCTACGGCCAGAAGGCCTACCTCGTGCAGCTGCGGCGCGAGGGCGCGGGCACCTGGCTCATCGACCCCGTGCCCTTCGAGGACCTCCGTGCCCTCGACGAGGCCCTGGCGAGCACCTCGTGGGTGCTGCACGCGGCCACGCAGGACATCCCCTGCCTGGCCGAGCTCGGCCTGCGGCCCCGCGCGCTCTTCGACACCGAGCTCGGGGCCCGGCTCGCCGGTCTGCCCCGGGTCGGACTCTCCGCGGTGCTGGAGTACTACCTGGGCGTGACGCTGGCCAAGGAGCACTCGGCCGTGGACTGGTCGACCCGGCCGCTGCCCGAGCCGTGGCTGCGCTACGCCGCCCTCGACGTGGAGCTGCTCGTGGAGCTGCGCGACCGCATGGAGCGCGACCTGCGCGAGCAGGGCAAGCTCGACTGGGCCGAGCAGGAGTTCGCGGCGCTGTGCGAGTTCACCGGCCCGGCCGGGAGCGAGGAGCCCGAGGCGTGGCGCCGGACCACCGGCGTGCACCGGCTCCGCAAGCGTCGCTCGCTCGCAGCGCTGCGCGAGCTGTGGCAGACCCGCGACACGATCGCCCAGGAGCGGGACGTCCCGCCCGGCCGGGTGCTGCCCGACGGCACCCTGCTGGACCTCGCCCAGCGCATGCCCCGGCAGGCGGCCGCGCTGGGCTCGGAGCGCAAGGAGAGCTCCCGGACCCGTCAGCGACGGGCCGAGCAGGGTCTCCTGCGCCACCAGCGGGCCTGGCTCACCGCCATCCGGACGGCGGCGGAGCTGGACGAGGAGGAGCTGCCCGAGCCCTCCCGACGCGGCGACACCCCACCCCCGCCGCGGGCGTGGGCCGAGCGCGACCCCGAGGCGGCGGAGCGCCTGACCCTCGTGCGCGCGGCCCTGGCCGAGCTGTCCGAGCGGCTCGAGATCCCGGTGGAGAACCTCATGACCCCCGACGTCGTCCGCCGGGTGCTGTGGACGCCGCCGGAGGAGCGGACCGCTCAGGCGGTCGACGAGCGGGTCGCCGAGCTCGGTGCCCGCCCCTGGCAGCGCGAGCTGGTCGTGCCGATCCTCGTGCACGCCCTGACGACCCAACCCTCCTGACACCCCACCGAGCGCCGCAGATGGTCGCTCTCACCTTCACCGGGCGTCGCAGATGGTCGCGCTCACGCTCACCGGGCGTCGCAGATGGTCGCTCTGGCCCTCACCGAGCGTCGCAGATGGTTGCTCTCACCCTGACCGGGCGCCGCAGATGGTCGCTCTCAGCGGGCCGAGATCTCGTGCACCAGCTCGACGACGCGGGTGAGCACGGTGGGGTCGGTGTCCGGAAGGACCCCGTGACCGAGGTTGAAGACGTGGCCCGGCGCCTGCCGCCCCTCCTCGACGATCTCGCGCACCCTGGCCTCCAACGCCTCCCACTGGGCGAAGAGGAGGGCGGGGTCGAGGTTGCCCTGCACGGCATACCGTCCGCCGGTGCGCTCGATCGCGTCGGTGAGGCTGACGCGGTAGTCGACGCCGATGACGTCGGCGCCGGCCTCCGCCATGGCGGGCAGCAGCTCCCCGGTGCCGACGCCGAAGTGGATGCGCGGCACCCCGAGGTCGGCGACACCCTCGAGGACCCGGCGGCTGTGCGGCTCGACGTGGCGCAGGTAGTCCGCCCGCGACAGGTGCCCCGCCCAGGAGTCGAAGAGCTGCACCGCGCTGGCGCCGGCCTCGGCCTGGACCCGCAGGAAGGCGCCGGAGATCTGCGCCAGACGCGCGCACAGGTCGCTCCACAGCTGCGGGTCGCCGTGCATGAGCGCCTTGGTGCGCTCGTGGTTCTTGCTCGGCCCGCCCTCGACGAGGTATGACGCGAGGGTGAACGGCGCGCCCGCGAAGCCGATGAGCGGGGTGGCCCCGAGCTCGGCGACGAGCAGCCGGACGGACTCGGTGATGTCGGGCACGTGCTCGGGGGTGAGGGCGGGCAGGCGGTCGAGGTCGGCGCGGGTACGGATGGGCTCGGCGATGACCGGCCCGGTGCCCGCCACGATGTCCACGTCGACGCCGACCGCCTGGAGCGGCACGACGATGTCGCTGAAGAAGATCGCGGCGTCCACGCCGTGGCGGCGGACCGGCTGCAGGGTGATCTCGGTGACGAGCTCAGGGGTCCGGCACGACTGGAGCATCGGCACGTCCTTGCGCACCTCGCGGTACTCCGGCAGCGAGCGACCGGCCTGCCGCATGAACCACACCGGGGTATGCGGCACCTCCTGCTGGCGCGCGGCGCGCAGGAGGGGGCTCGCGGCGAGGTCGGCGGCGTGGTCGAGCGTCGGGGAGGCGGGGGAGGTCACTCCTCAAGTGTGTCACGCTGCGGCGCGCTCACCCGGCGCCGGCGGCGACGGGCCCACCACAGGGCGGGGACGGCGAGCGCGGCCGCGAGGAGGAGGAAGGGCAGCAGTGCGCCGGCGAGCGTGAGCACCACCGTCACCGAGGAGGTGAAGGCGTCCCAGCCCTGCTGGAGCCCCGCGACGAAGCCGGTCTGTGGGCCGGTGTCGGCCAGCGCGTCGGACTCCTCGGCGAGGTGCAGCGTGATGGTCGAGCGGGCCACGTCGTCGGAGAGCACCTGCATCCGGGCCTTCAGCGCGTCCAGCTCGGACTCGCGGGTGGACAGCTCGCGCTCCAGGCTGGCGATCGAGGCGACGTCCGGCGCCTCCTCGATGAGGTCCCGGAGACGGTCTGCGCCGGCCTCGAGGGTGGCGATGCGCGCCTCGACGTCGCGGTACTCCGTGGTCACGTCATCGGCGCTGCTCCGGCTGCCCTGCACCTGGCCGAGCTCGCCGAGGCTGGTCATGACCGGGTCCAGCTCGGCGGCCGGGACCCGGATGACCAGGGAGCCGTAGCCCGCCTGCTCCGGCGTACCGGGTCGGACGTCCTCGGAGGAGAGGTAGCCCCCGGCGCCGGTGGCGACCGCCCGGGCCCGGGTCACCGCGGCGGGGACGTCCTCCACGAGCACGTCCAGCTCCACCCGGTGCACCATGAGCGGCGCCTCGCCGTCCGCCGAGACCGACCCCTCGTCGATCGCCGCGGCCGCATCGGCCGCCTCGCTGCCTCCGGCCTCCTCGGGGGCCGCGTCCTCGCCGCCACCGGCGGAGTCGTCCTGGGCGTAGTCCGCAGCAGCCTCGCTCCCGGCATCCTCGCCGCTGGTGCTGGTGTCGGCCGACGAGCACCCGGCCAGCAGGAGCAGAACCGCCAGGGCCACCGCGATGATCCGCGTCATGAGACCTCTCCCTCTCGTGTCGCCGCAGGCCGAGCGCCTGCCGGTCGATACGGGTGTGACGGAGCTGCCGACCGAGGTCGTTCCCGCTGTCGCGGTCACGATCGGGTCACGATCCCCCTGGGTCCTCGTCCGACGGGGGTGAGACGCTGGACGTATGACGTCCACCCTGGTCATCGGCGGCGGGATCAGCGGTCTCGCAGCGGCGCTCGCGCTGTTCGACGCGGGCGGGGGACGGGCGGCGGGCGAGGAGGTCGTGCTCCTGGAAGGGAGCGACCGCGTCGGGGGCAAGCTGCGCGGGGAAGAGATCGCCGGCCTCCGGGTCGACGTCGGGGCCGAGGCCATGCTCGCCCGCCGGCCCGAGGGCATCGATCTCGTCGGACGCGCCGGGCTCGCGGACGACCTCGCCCACCCCACGGCGGCCCGGGCCCAGGTGTGGAGCCGTGGCGCGGTACACCTGCTCCCGCCCCGCACCCTCATGGGCGTGCCCGCGGACCCCTCGGCGCTGGGTGGGCTCCTCACCGACGGTGAGGTCGCGCGCGCCCTCGCGGAGGTCCCGGTGCCGCTGGACGGCGAGGACGTCTCCGTCGGTGACCTGGTGGGTGACCGGCTCGGACCGGCCGTGGTCGAGCGACTCGTGGAGCCGCTTCTCGGTGGGGTCTATGCCGGGCACGCCGGCTTGCTGTCGGCGCGCGCTGCGCTCCCCGCGCTGCTGCGGGCGGCGGCGGACGGCGAGCGTCTGCAGGACGCCGCGGGGCGCCTGCTCCCTGCCCCCACCGACGGCACGCAGT
Encoded here:
- a CDS encoding DUF4349 domain-containing protein; its protein translation is MTRIIAVALAVLLLLAGCSSADTSTSGEDAGSEAAADYAQDDSAGGGEDAAPEEAGGSEAADAAAAIDEGSVSADGEAPLMVHRVELDVLVEDVPAAVTRARAVATGAGGYLSSEDVRPGTPEQAGYGSLVIRVPAAELDPVMTSLGELGQVQGSRSSADDVTTEYRDVEARIATLEAGADRLRDLIEEAPDVASIASLERELSTRESELDALKARMQVLSDDVARSTITLHLAEESDALADTGPQTGFVAGLQQGWDAFTSSVTVVLTLAGALLPFLLLAAALAVPALWWARRRRRRVSAPQRDTLEE
- a CDS encoding DUF3000 domain-containing protein, translated to MVSRISDQRPRRRAAADSAAPDAGVFQRALDGIRGAQLRPEMVLEEVPAPTRLAPHAVALSGEVIPSRLEDEDDPIATGRFVVLHDPEGPEPWEGTWRAVTYAKAQMEPEVGHDPLAGQAGWSWLTDALDQAELGWTAAAGTVTCVTSESFGALSDREPSVELEIRASWTPVLSEGEEASEMAAHLGAWADLLCTLAGLPPLPEGVVALSGVRR
- a CDS encoding helix-turn-helix domain-containing protein — protein: MTESYLSRIGGLIRDARRHKDLTQAELAELLSTSQSAVARIEQGKQNLSLEMIARIGEKLDSEIVQVSSGIPQNLRIEGGVKLSGDIDVRTSKNAAVALLCASLLNKGRTTLRNLARIEEVNRITEVLTSIGFKIRWLPDSSDLEIVPPETIDLGSMDEAAARRTRTIIMFLGPLMHEFDTFELPYAGGCDLGTRTVEPHLIALRHFGLDVTATTGSYHATVDRATSPSKPIVLTERGDTVTENVLLAAARHTGTTVIRNASSNYMVQDLCVFLQQLGVQIEGLGTTTLTVTGVGQIDTDIEYAPSEDPIEAMSLLAAAVVTGSEITIRRVPIEFMEIELAVLGTMGFECSLSEEYPSANGHTRLVDLTTVPGPLKAPLDKIHPLPFPGLNIDNLPFFAIIAACAEGSTLIHDWVYENRAIYLTELTTLGAKVHLMDPHRVMIEGPTKWRAGEIMCPPALRPGVVILLAMLAAPGTSVLRNVYVINRGYEDLATRLNALGARIQTFRDI
- the hemE gene encoding uroporphyrinogen decarboxylase, with the translated sequence MTSPASPTLDHAADLAASPLLRAARQQEVPHTPVWFMRQAGRSLPEYREVRKDVPMLQSCRTPELVTEITLQPVRRHGVDAAIFFSDIVVPLQAVGVDVDIVAGTGPVIAEPIRTRADLDRLPALTPEHVPDITESVRLLVAELGATPLIGFAGAPFTLASYLVEGGPSKNHERTKALMHGDPQLWSDLCARLAQISGAFLRVQAEAGASAVQLFDSWAGHLSRADYLRHVEPHSRRVLEGVADLGVPRIHFGVGTGELLPAMAEAGADVIGVDYRVSLTDAIERTGGRYAVQGNLDPALLFAQWEALEARVREIVEEGRQAPGHVFNLGHGVLPDTDPTVLTRVVELVHEISAR
- a CDS encoding ribonuclease D, with translation MSTEHTDEDPGADFERLEAPPEGVPAVVDTPSGLEEALAALAGGVGPVAVDAERASGYRYGQKAYLVQLRREGAGTWLIDPVPFEDLRALDEALASTSWVLHAATQDIPCLAELGLRPRALFDTELGARLAGLPRVGLSAVLEYYLGVTLAKEHSAVDWSTRPLPEPWLRYAALDVELLVELRDRMERDLREQGKLDWAEQEFAALCEFTGPAGSEEPEAWRRTTGVHRLRKRRSLAALRELWQTRDTIAQERDVPPGRVLPDGTLLDLAQRMPRQAAALGSERKESSRTRQRRAEQGLLRHQRAWLTAIRTAAELDEEELPEPSRRGDTPPPPRAWAERDPEAAERLTLVRAALAELSERLEIPVENLMTPDVVRRVLWTPPEERTAQAVDERVAELGARPWQRELVVPILVHALTTQPS